One window of the Solanum stenotomum isolate F172 chromosome 11, ASM1918654v1, whole genome shotgun sequence genome contains the following:
- the LOC125843692 gene encoding F-box/kelch-repeat protein At5g60570 has product MASETKKLKNEYLFGKEEEEKGKRMRLEEEDDDGHCKFRSSDSLLPGLHDDVALTCLARASRSDYASLSCLNAKFNSLVKSGYLYDLRRRMGVVEHWVYMVCDPRGWEAFDPFGKKWLRLPKIPCDDCFNYADKESLAVGSELLVFGRELFDFAIWKYSLIQNNWEKCEGMNHRRCLFGSGSLGSISIVAGGSDKNGNVLKSAELYDSLTGRWEILPNMHSPRRLCSGFFMDEKFYVIGGMTNPTDSLTCGEEFDLQTRKWRKIECMYPNVNRAAQAPPLVAVVNNQLYAVEYLTNMVKKYDKKKNSWEVLGRLPVRADSSNGWGLAFKAFGEELLVIGGNRGPEGEAIILSSWAPKSGCKDGTLDWKVISLKEHSGVFVYNCAVMGC; this is encoded by the coding sequence ATGGCTTCTGAAACTAAGAAGTTGAAGAATGAGTATTTGTTTGGGAAGGAGgaagaggagaaagggaagAGAATGAGgttagaagaagaagatgatgatggTCATTGCAAATTTAGATCAAGTGATTCACTTCTTCCAGGCCTACATGATGATGTTGCTTTAACATGTCTTGCTCGGGCTTCTAGATCAGATTATGCATCGTTGTCGTGCCTGAATGCTAAGTTTAATTCATTAGTCAAGAGTGgttatttatatgatttaagGAGGCGGATGGGTGTTGTTGAACACTGGGTTTATATGGTTTGTGATCCTCGGGGTTGGGAGGCTTTTGATCCTTTCGGAAAAAAATGGTTGAGATTGCCAAAAATTCCTTGTGATGATTGCTTTAATTATGCAGATAAGGAGTCATTAGCGGTTGGTAGTGAACTACTGGTTTTTGGCCGTGAGTTGTTTGATTTTGCTATATGGAAATATAGTTTGATTCAAAACAACTGGGAAAAATGTGAAGGGATGAATCATCGTCGTTGTCTGTTTGGATCAGGTAGTCTTGGTTCAATTTCTATTGTTGCAGGGGGTAGTGACAAGAATGGAAATGTACTAAAATCTGCTGAGCTTTATGATTCTTTGACCGGTAGATGGGAAATACTGCCAAACATGCATTCTCCCCGTAGATTGTGCTCTGGCTTTTTCATGGATGAAAAATTTTATGTGATCGGTGGGATGACTAATCCTACTGATTCTTTGACTTGTGGGGAAGAGTTTGATCTACAAACGAGGAAGTGGAGGAAAATTGAGTGCATGTATCCAAACGTCAATAGAGCTGCTCAGGCACCTCCTCTTGTTGCAGTTGTTAATAACCAACTATATGCAGTTGAATATCTAACCAACATGGTAAAGAAGTATGAcaagaaaaaaaactcatgGGAGGTATTGGGAAGACTTCCCGTGAGGGCTGATTCTTCGAATGGTTGGGGTCTTGCTTTCAAAGCATTTGGTGAAGAACTTCTTGTGATAGGTGGCAATAGGGGTCCAGAAGGTGAAGCTATTATATTGAGTTCTTGGGCACCAAAATCAGGGTGTAAAGACGGCACCTTGGATTGGAAGGTCATCAGCCTAAAAGAGCATTCTGGTGTCTTTGTATACAATTGTGCCGTGATGGGTTGTTGA
- the LOC125844559 gene encoding uncharacterized protein LOC125844559, with amino-acid sequence MDMKVLKWQFLHGSLVKRLILKGFLFVTVMIVVSFVQMTHMIQKSEPIMLNFGVCPLNFGSNQYMNVTGFFKPVYGLEIPLFGASLMKRDDEKLTKNVFKELMEKNFLDLNANALCVGKKSLYAALVLRELGLLSAVGVDARPYFSLVWRRFMYELDHENNSFDFVFSRDLDKVTVPALMVLEIERVLRPGGTGVLLVGSSSFYAGNLIKGNLIRSATPVSLFLKSSDVVHVCGVGTYTLVMFKKRSEIVESLVHSVLPANCPSNVNNKPYLKHLEPLVEKKLGQFETQISYLPKFMNISSRNKLVYINVGAGEFVESTLARTFKPHYPIPRHLFNVFVIDHNTSALSLYVKNPGINFVYHPGLAVAGEATLPFVDTDEYLGAPLDHEGFDFIRWFSETVEDGDYVVLMMNARAAELNILAELFKTGSICHVDELFLRCSAVDCKNALCGDCMSLFKTLRRSGVFAHQWWGD; translated from the coding sequence atggatatgAAGGTTTTGAAATGGCAATTTCTTCATGGCTCATTAGTGAAACGTTTGATTCTGAAAGGGTTCTTGTTTGTTACTGTTATGATTGTTGTGTCATTTGTTCAAATGACACATATGATTCAGAAATCTGAACCTATAATGTTGAATTTTGGTGTATGCCCTTTGAACTTTGGGTCTAACCAGTATATGAATGTGACCGGGTTCTTTAAACCCGTTTATGGATTGGAGATTCCACTGTTTGGGGCGTCTTTGATGAAGCGCGACGATGAAAAATTGACCAAGAATGTGTTTAAGGAGCTAATGGAAAAGAATTTCTTGGATTTGAATGCTAATGCATTGTGTGTTGGGAAGAAATCGTTGTATGCAGCTTTGGTGCTGCGAGAACTGGGACTCTTGAGTGCTGTTGGTGTTGATGCACGCCCGTATTTCTCTCTTGTATGGAGAAGATTTATGTATGAGCTTGATCATGAGAATAATTCTTTCGATTTTGTGTTCTCGAGGGATCTTGATAAGGTTACTGTTCCAGCTCTTATGGTGCTTGAGATTGAGCGTGTCTTACGTCCAGGGGGCACTGGTGTTTTGCTCGTGGGTTCTAGTAGTTTCTACGCGGGTAACTTGATAAAAGGCAACTTGATAAGGTCTGCCACCCCAGTTTCGTTGTTCTTGAAGAGTTCTGATGTTGTGCACGTATGTGGGGTTGGCACGTATACTCTAGTGATGTTCAAGAAACGATCAGAGATTGTTGAATCTCTCGTGCATTCTGTGCTGCCTGCTAATTGTCCTTCCAATGTGAACAACAAGCCGTACTTGAAGCACCTTGAGCCACTCGTGGAAAAGAAGCTTGGACAGTTTGAGACACAAATCTCATACTTGCCCAAGTTCATGAACATCTCATCAAGGAACAAACTGGTGTATATCAACGTTGGTGCAGGGGAATTTGTAGAATCAACTCTTGCAAGAACATTCAAGCCTCATTATCCGATCCCTCGCCACTTGTTCAATGTTTTCGTCATTGATCATAACACCTCCGCACTGTCTTTATATGTGAAGAATCCTGGTATTAACTTTGTGTATCATCCAGGACTTGCTGTCGCCGGAGAGGCTACTTTGCCATTTGTTGACACTGACGAATATTTGGGTGCACCGCTAGATCATGAAGGATTCGACTTCATTCGTTGGTTTAGTGAAACAGTTGAAGACGGAGACTATGTCGTCCTCATGATGAATGCTAGAGCAGCAGAGCTAAATATTCTAGCAGAACTATTCAAAACTGGATCAATATGCCATGTTGATGAGCTGTTCCTTCGCTGCTCGGCTGTAGACTGCAAAAATGCTCTTTGTGGGGACTGCATGAGCCTTTTCAAAACTCTAAGGAGAAGTGGTGTGTTTGCTCATCAATGGTGGGGAGACTAG
- the LOC125843688 gene encoding serine/threonine-protein kinase GRIK1, whose protein sequence is MSVMMHSVDEVTEMGCCGCFGFSFARKPKKVIRPNRGYGNNWSHEPLLQQEVEEVEDDGFDSGDIIDTGTEDDEVCHSPVKRSEEILMERAQNGLICREIPVKETHKVVRTEDEDGNKMVNEYVREQKIGSGSYGKVVLYRSCTDGKHYAIKAFHKSHLLKMRVAPSETAMGDVLREVSIMKMVCHPNIVNLIEVIDDPETDNFYMVLEYVEGKWVCEDTGPPSVLEENKARQYLRDIVTGLMYLHSHNIIHGDIKPDNLLVTAAGRVKIGDFSVSQVFEDDNDKLRRSPGTPVFTAPECCVGDRYHGKSADTWAVGVTLYCMILGKYPFLGETLQDTYDKIVNNPIILPDDMNPLLKNLLEGLLCKDPTQRLTLESVSQHEWFIGDEGPIPQYSCWCQRHKLQKDVQDGSAEDTPT, encoded by the exons ATGTCTGTGATGATGCATTCTGTTGATGAAGTTACAGAAATGGGGTGCTGTGGATGTTTTGGATTCTCTTTTGCAAGAAAACCAAAAAAGGTAATTAGGCCCAATAGGGGATATGGAAACAACTGGTCACATGAACCATTGTTACAACAAGAGgttgaagaagttgaagatgatGGCTTTGATAGTGGCGATATAATTGATACTGGTACTGAGGATGATGAAGTGTGTCACAGCCCGGTTAAACGTTCTGAAGAGATTCTCATGGAAAGAGCTCAGAATGGGTTAATTTGCAGGGAGATCCCCGTCAAGGAAACACACAAAGTTGTGCGCACAGAG GATGAAGATGGGAACAAGATGGTTAACGAATATGTCCGTGAACAGAAAATTGGCTCTGGTAGCTACGGTAAAGTG GTACTTTATAGAAGTTGCACTGATGGAAAACATTATGCCATTAAG GCCTTTCACAAGTCTCACTTATTAAAGATGCGGGTGGCGCCTTCAGAAACTGCTATGGGTGATGTTCTTCGTGAG GTTTCGATCATGAAAATGGTGTGCCATCCCAATATAGTTAATCTTATTGAGGTGATTGATGACCCAGAAACAGATAACTTCTACATGG TTCTCGAGTACGTGGAAGGAAAATGGGTCTGTGAGGATACTGGTCCCCCAAGTGTTCTTGAAGAAAATAAAGCACGGCAGTACTTGCGTGATATAGTGACTGGCTTGATGTATCTGCATTCTCAT AATATCATACACGGGGATATTAAGCCAGACAATCTTTTAGTGACTGCTGCTGGTAGGGTGAAGATTGGTGATTTCAGCGTCAGCCAAGTTTTTGAG GATGATAATGATAAACTTCGTCGATCTCCTGGCACTCCTGTTTTCACTGCTCCTGAATGCTGCGTAG GAGATAGATATCACGGAAAATCTGCGGACACGTGGGCGGTTGGTGTTACCCTTTATTGCATGATCTTGGGAAAATACCCATTTCTAGGAGAAACTCTCCAGGATACATATGACAAG ATAGTAAATAACCCCATCATTCTCCCTGACGATATGAATCCACTACTGAAGAATTTACTAGAGGGGCTCCTCTGCAAAG ATCCAACACAAAGGCTAACTCTCGAAAGTGTGTCTCAACACGAGTGGTTCATAGGAGATGAAGGCCCCATCCCTCAGTATTCGTGTTGGTGCCAGCGCCATAAGTTGCAGAAAGACGTACAAGATGGGAGCGCAGAGGATACTCCTACTTGA